The following are encoded in a window of Haliotis asinina isolate JCU_RB_2024 chromosome 14, JCU_Hal_asi_v2, whole genome shotgun sequence genomic DNA:
- the LOC137260821 gene encoding coadhesin-like has product MAVDGGVTEWSQWSGPACDCAGGSTRVLNRSRTCTNPTPANGGRFCNETLNESVTRNCNRSNCPVDGGVTEWSQWSGPACDCAGGSTRVLNRSRTCTNPTPANGGRFCNETLNESVTRNCNRSNCPVDGNVSVWTQWVNSSCSTSCGPGVSTRTRFRTCTNPSPAFGGRNCTQQLAAFEVVSFDGGVTGWSQWSGPACDCAGGSTRVLNRSRTCTNPTPANGGRFCNETLNESVTRNCNRSNCPVDGNVSVWTQWVNSSCSTSCGPGVSTRTRFRTCTNPSPAFGGRNCTQQLAAFEVVSFDGGVTEWSQWSGPACDCAGGSTRVLNRSRTCTNPTPANGGRFCNETLNESVTRNCNRSNCPVDGGVTEWSQWSGPACDCAGGSTRVLNRSRTCTNPTPANGGRFCNETLNESVTRNCIRSNCPVDGNVSVWTQWVNSSCSTSCGPGVSTRTRFRTCTNPSPAFGGRNCTQQLAAFEVVSCTEGNCPVDGGVTEWSQWSGPACDCAGGSTRVLNRSRTCTNPTPANGGRFCNETLNESVTRNCIRSNCPVDGGVTEWSQWSGPACDCAGGSTRVLNRSRTCTNPTPANGGRFCNETLNESVTRNCIRSNCPGK; this is encoded by the exons ATGGCGG TTGATGGAGGCGTAACAGAGTGGTCACAGTGGTCCGGCCCCGCATGTGATTGTGCAGGTGGAAGTACGAGGGTTCTTAACAGGTCCAGGACGTGTACCAATCCTACACCTGCAAATGGTGGAAGATTCTGCAATGAAACTTTGAATGAGTCAGTGACAAGAAACTGCAACCGCAGTAACTGCCCGG TTGATGGAGGCGTAACAGAGTGGTCACAGTGGTCCGGCCCCGCATGTGATTGTGCAGGTGGAAGTACGAGGGTTCTTAACAGGTCCAGGACGTGTACCAATCCTACACCTGCAAATGGTGGAAGATTCTGCAATGAAACTTTGAATGAGTCAGTGACAAGAAACTGCAACCGCAGTAACTGCCCGG TTGACGGAAACGTGTCAGTATGGACACAGTGGGTTAACAGTTCGTGTTCAACAAGCTGCGGACCAGGAGTGAGTACGAGAACCAGATTCAGGACATGCACCAACCCATCACCAGCATTTGGCGGAAGAAACTGTACGCAACAGCTGGCTGCTTTTGAAGTCGTCAGCT TTGATGGAGGCGTAACAGGGTGGTCACAGTGGTCCGGCCCCGCATGTGATTGTGCAGGTGGAAGTACGAGGGTTCTTAACAGGTCCAGGACGTGTACCAATCCTACACCTGCAAATGGTGGAAGATTCTGCAATGAAACTTTGAATGAGTCAGTGACAAGAAACTGCAACCGCAGTAACTGCCCGG TTGACGGAAACGTGTCAGTATGGACACAGTGGGTTAACAGTTCGTGTTCAACAAGCTGCGGACCAGGAGTGAGTACGAGAACCAGATTCAGGACATGCACCAACCCATCACCAGCATTTGGCGGAAGAAACTGTACGCAACAGCTGGCTGCTTTTGAAGTCGTCAGCT TTGATGGAGGCGTAACAGAGTGGTCACAGTGGTCCGGCCCCGCATGTGATTGTGCAGGTGGAAGTACGAGGGTTCTTAACAGGTCCAGGACGTGTACCAATCCTACACCTGCAAATGGTGGAAGATTCTGCAATGAAACTTTGAATGAGTCAGTGACAAGAAACTGCAACCGCAGTAACTGCCCGG TTGATGGAGGCGTAACAGAGTGGTCACAGTGGTCCGGCCCCGCATGTGATTGTGCAGGTGGAAGTACGAGGGTTCTTAACAGGTCCAGGACGTGTACCAATCCTACACCTGCAAATGGTGGAAGATTCTGCAATGAAACTTTGAATGAGTCAGTGACAAGAAACTGCATCCGCAGTAACTGCCCGG TTGACGGAAACGTGTCAGTATGGACACAGTGGGTTAACAGTTCGTGTTCAACAAGCTGCGGACCAGGAGTGAGTACGAGAACCAGATTCAGGACATGCACCAACCCATCACCAGCATTTGGCGGAAGAAACTGTACGCAACAGCTGGCTGCTTTTGAAGTCGTCAGCTGTACAGAAGGAAACTGTCCGG TTGATGGAGGCGTAACAGAGTGGTCACAGTGGTCCGGCCCCGCATGTGATTGTGCAGGTGGAAGTACGAGGGTTCTTAACAGGTCCAGGACGTGTACCAATCCTACACCTGCAAATGGTGGAAGATTCTGCAATGAAACTTTGAATGAGTCAGTGACAAGAAACTGCATCCGCAGTAACTGCCCGG TTGATGGAGGCGTAACAGAGTGGTCACAGTGGTCCGGCCCCGCATGTGATTGTGCAGGTGGAAGTACGAGGGTGCTTAACAGGTCCAGGACGTGTACCAATCCTACACCTGCAAATGGTGGAAGATTCTGCAATGAAACTTTGAATGAGTCAGTGACAAGAAACTGCATCCGCAGTAACTGCCCGGGTAAATAA